The Streptomyces camelliae genome window below encodes:
- a CDS encoding NAD(P)-dependent oxidoreductase, translated as MKLVVFGANGPTGRQVTEQATAAGHTVTAVTRHPDAFPPGRPRLRVEEADVLDGAAVERVVAGHDAVISTLGVPYGRDPVTVYSTGLTHITRAMTLHGVRRLVCVSSTVLFDVPAPGEGVFFRKVLEPFFVRVVGRTVYDDMRRMEEIVRASGHDWTVLRPAGLFDTGEVSDYRVAPGRLPGRFTSRADLAHALVREAATEGHARTFLDVRTTEGTPRLIDLIRREAFGT; from the coding sequence ATGAAACTCGTCGTCTTCGGCGCGAACGGGCCGACCGGGCGGCAGGTCACCGAGCAGGCGACCGCCGCCGGTCACACCGTCACCGCCGTGACCAGGCACCCCGACGCCTTCCCGCCCGGCCGGCCCCGGCTGCGGGTCGAGGAGGCCGACGTCCTGGACGGGGCGGCGGTGGAGCGCGTCGTCGCCGGTCACGACGCGGTGATCTCCACCCTCGGCGTCCCCTACGGCCGGGATCCGGTCACGGTGTACTCGACGGGCCTCACCCACATCACCCGGGCCATGACCCTGCACGGTGTCCGGCGGCTGGTGTGCGTGTCGTCCACCGTCCTGTTCGACGTGCCGGCGCCCGGTGAGGGCGTCTTCTTCCGGAAGGTGCTGGAGCCCTTCTTCGTGCGGGTCGTCGGGCGCACGGTCTACGACGACATGCGCCGCATGGAGGAGATCGTCCGCGCGAGCGGCCACGACTGGACGGTGCTCCGGCCGGCCGGTCTCTTCGACACCGGCGAGGTGAGCGACTACCGGGTGGCGCCGGGCCGGCTGCCCGGACGGTTCACCTCCCGGGCCGACCTCGCGCACGCACTGGTGCGCGAGGCCGCCACCGAAGGTCATGCGCGCACGTTTCTCGACGTACGCACCACCGAGGGCACCCCGCGCCTGATCGACCTGATCAGGCGGGAGGCGTTCGGCACGTGA
- the sigJ gene encoding RNA polymerase sigma factor SigJ, whose amino-acid sequence MADHRTPAGTDTATQAFLDHRELLFAVAYNMLGSVADAEDVLQETWLAWAGRAGAGEAGQAPEIGRPRAYLVRITVRQALARRARIARRRETYVGPWLPEPLLTDGPDGPAAGEDASAQAVRTESVSLALLVVLETLTPLERAVFVLHEVFGYAHTETAAILGRSPAAVRQLAHRARTRVRARRPRYQAHPRVRRQATQRFVAAALGGDLAALLEILAPEATLWMDGGGKGQAAPRPVRGRDKVARTLTGYAARSAEGLRFEHRDINGDAAVVVFADGSPHAVMVMDLDPDTERVREVYLVTNPDKLSAVDPAAPGGTPPEV is encoded by the coding sequence ATGGCCGACCACCGGACGCCTGCGGGGACCGACACCGCCACGCAGGCGTTCCTGGACCACCGTGAGCTGCTGTTCGCGGTGGCGTACAACATGCTGGGCAGCGTCGCCGACGCCGAGGACGTGCTGCAGGAGACCTGGCTGGCCTGGGCGGGCCGGGCGGGCGCCGGGGAGGCGGGGCAGGCGCCGGAGATCGGCCGTCCGCGGGCCTATCTGGTACGGATCACCGTGCGGCAGGCGCTGGCACGGCGGGCGCGGATCGCCCGGCGACGCGAGACGTACGTCGGCCCGTGGCTGCCCGAACCCCTGCTCACGGACGGCCCCGACGGACCGGCGGCCGGCGAGGACGCCTCCGCACAGGCGGTGCGCACCGAGTCCGTGTCCCTGGCGCTGCTCGTCGTCCTGGAGACCCTGACCCCGCTGGAGCGGGCGGTGTTCGTCCTGCACGAGGTGTTCGGTTACGCGCACACCGAGACCGCGGCCATCCTCGGCCGCAGCCCCGCCGCCGTACGCCAGCTCGCCCACCGTGCCCGGACCCGGGTACGCGCCCGGCGCCCCCGCTACCAGGCCCATCCCCGGGTCCGGCGGCAGGCGACGCAGCGGTTCGTGGCCGCGGCGCTCGGCGGGGATCTCGCGGCGCTGCTGGAGATCCTGGCGCCGGAGGCGACGCTGTGGATGGACGGCGGCGGCAAGGGGCAGGCGGCGCCCCGGCCGGTCCGTGGCCGGGACAAGGTGGCCCGGACGCTGACCGGCTATGCCGCGCGCTCGGCGGAGGGGCTGCGGTTCGAGCACCGGGACATCAACGGGGACGCGGCCGTGGTGGTGTTCGCGGACGGCTCCCCGCACGCGGTGATGGTCATGGACCTCGACCCGGACACCGAGCGGGTCCGCGAGGTCTACCTCGTCACGAACCCGGACAAGCTCTCGGCCGTGGACCCCGCCGCGCCGGGCGGGACACCGCCGGAGGTGTAG
- a CDS encoding GlcG/HbpS family heme-binding protein, producing MVDSTVSRSGVPRGVQAALAVIGAGVVGTVAAGAADSPGAAPAPVAARSADLTQSTHLTLAAAEQAARAALDVAAKDGRQVSVAVVDRDGNTLVTLRGDGAGPQSYESAERKAFTAVSWNAPTSEPAERLEQAPALKDIPGTLFLAGGIPVTAKGAPVAGIGVAGAPSGDLDERYAQAGAAVLGR from the coding sequence TTGGTCGACAGCACGGTCAGCAGGAGCGGGGTACCGCGGGGCGTCCAGGCCGCGCTCGCCGTGATCGGCGCGGGTGTCGTCGGTACGGTCGCCGCCGGCGCGGCCGACTCCCCCGGTGCCGCGCCCGCCCCCGTGGCCGCCCGGAGCGCAGACCTCACCCAGAGCACGCATCTGACCCTGGCCGCCGCCGAGCAGGCCGCGCGTGCCGCGCTGGACGTCGCCGCGAAGGACGGCCGGCAGGTCTCCGTGGCCGTCGTCGACCGGGACGGCAACACGCTGGTCACCCTGCGCGGGGACGGGGCGGGGCCGCAGTCGTACGAGTCGGCCGAGCGCAAGGCGTTCACCGCCGTGTCCTGGAACGCGCCCACCTCGGAGCCGGCCGAGCGGCTGGAGCAGGCGCCGGCCCTGAAGGACATCCCGGGCACGCTGTTCCTCGCGGGCGGCATCCCGGTGACCGCCAAGGGCGCCCCGGTCGCGGGCATCGGTGTCGCGGGTGCCCCGTCCGGCGATCTGGACGAGCGGTACGCGCAGGCGGGCGCGGCGGTCCTCGGCCGCTGA
- a CDS encoding Fur family transcriptional regulator, translated as MTASPTPTTAEELRGAGLRVTAARVALLETVRDGDHLGVEAIASGVRARVGHISLQAVYEALHALTAAGLVRRIEPAGHPARFEGRVGDNHHHIVCRSCGAVVDVDCAVGDAPCLTASDDRGFSIDEAEVVYWGMCPDCSPGRSS; from the coding sequence ATGACCGCCTCCCCGACCCCGACCACCGCCGAGGAGCTCCGCGGTGCCGGCCTGCGCGTGACAGCAGCCCGCGTCGCGCTGCTGGAGACCGTCCGGGACGGCGACCACCTCGGCGTCGAGGCGATCGCCTCCGGGGTCCGCGCCCGCGTAGGCCACATTTCCCTGCAAGCCGTCTACGAGGCCCTTCACGCTCTCACCGCGGCGGGCCTGGTCCGCCGTATCGAGCCGGCCGGACACCCGGCCCGGTTCGAGGGGCGTGTGGGCGACAACCATCACCACATCGTGTGCCGGTCGTGCGGTGCCGTCGTCGACGTCGACTGCGCCGTCGGCGACGCACCCTGTCTGACCGCCTCCGACGACCGTGGCTTCTCCATCGACGAGGCCGAGGTCGTCTACTGGGGCATGTGCCCCGACTGTTCCCCCGGCCGCAGTTCCTGA
- a CDS encoding right-handed parallel beta-helix repeat-containing protein, with translation MQPRSAIACAALLAGTLAVFSGTTAQAATAHPQAAAAATVLYVSPSGTDSAAGTQSAPTTLTSAISRIASGGTIYLRGGTYTYSSTVTIPAGSNGTSSARTTLSAYPGESPVLNFSGQSTSSSNRGIQLNANYWHLYGLTVEHAGDNGIYVGGSNNVVERVVTAYNRDTGLQLGRISSSTPSSQWPSNNLIVSSESHDNLDPTGENADGFASKLTTGTGNVFRYDVSHNNIDDGWDLYTKTDTGAIGPVTIEYSLSYGNGTLTDGTQNKNGDRNGYKLGGDDIAVNHIVRHDIAYKNGHHGFTYNSNPGTMTISNNVSIDNTERNFAFDTGTSVFRNDTSCRFAVSGQNDKISGSSDSSDQFWTGTNGSRCSSYSGALGWSFASDGHLVVTFGGSVVNP, from the coding sequence ATGCAACCAAGGTCAGCCATCGCGTGCGCGGCTCTGCTCGCCGGCACCCTCGCCGTGTTCTCCGGCACCACGGCACAGGCGGCGACCGCCCACCCCCAGGCCGCAGCGGCGGCCACCGTGCTGTACGTGTCGCCGAGCGGCACCGACAGCGCGGCCGGTACCCAGTCCGCGCCGACCACGCTCACCTCGGCCATCAGCCGCATCGCATCCGGCGGCACGATCTACCTGCGCGGCGGGACGTACACCTACTCCTCCACGGTCACCATCCCGGCCGGCAGCAATGGCACGTCCAGTGCCCGCACCACCCTGTCCGCCTACCCGGGCGAGTCCCCGGTGCTCAACTTCTCGGGCCAGAGCACCAGTTCGTCCAACCGCGGAATCCAGCTCAACGCGAACTACTGGCACCTGTACGGCCTCACCGTGGAGCACGCCGGGGACAACGGGATCTACGTCGGCGGCAGCAACAACGTCGTAGAGCGCGTGGTCACCGCGTACAACCGGGACACGGGACTCCAGCTCGGCCGCATCTCCTCCAGCACGCCGAGCAGCCAGTGGCCGTCCAACAACCTGATCGTGAGCTCCGAGTCGCACGACAACCTGGACCCCACCGGCGAGAACGCCGACGGTTTCGCCTCGAAGCTCACCACGGGCACCGGGAACGTCTTCCGGTACGACGTCTCCCACAACAACATCGACGACGGCTGGGACCTCTACACCAAGACCGACACCGGCGCCATCGGCCCGGTGACCATCGAGTACTCCCTGTCGTACGGCAACGGCACGCTCACCGACGGCACCCAGAACAAGAACGGCGACCGCAACGGCTACAAGCTGGGCGGTGACGACATCGCGGTCAACCACATCGTGCGGCACGACATCGCCTACAAGAACGGCCACCACGGGTTCACCTACAACAGCAACCCCGGCACGATGACGATCTCCAACAACGTCAGCATCGACAACACCGAGCGCAACTTCGCCTTCGACACGGGCACTTCGGTGTTCCGGAACGACACCTCGTGCCGCTTCGCCGTCAGCGGCCAGAACGACAAGATCTCCGGCAGCTCCGACAGCTCCGACCAGTTCTGGACCGGCACGAACGGCTCCCGCTGCTCCTCGTACTCCGGGGCCCTCGGCTGGTCCTTCGCCTCGGACGGCCACCTCGTGGTGACCTTCGGCGGCAGCGTCGTGAATCCGTGA
- a CDS encoding VOC family protein, giving the protein MSVELNHTIVHARDNRESAEFFAELLGLEIAGEWGPFVAVALSNGVTLDFATAPAEHITPQHYAFLVSEEEFEAAYAKIKERGIEHWADPHQKRPGTINHNDGGSGVYFLDPAGHAMELITVPYGGWPA; this is encoded by the coding sequence TTGTCCGTCGAGTTGAACCACACCATCGTCCATGCCCGGGACAACCGGGAGTCCGCCGAGTTCTTCGCCGAACTGCTCGGCCTGGAGATCGCCGGGGAGTGGGGCCCGTTCGTCGCGGTCGCCCTGAGCAACGGAGTCACCCTGGACTTCGCCACCGCCCCCGCGGAACACATCACCCCGCAGCACTACGCCTTCCTGGTCTCCGAGGAGGAGTTCGAGGCCGCGTACGCGAAGATCAAGGAACGCGGGATCGAGCACTGGGCCGACCCCCACCAGAAGCGGCCCGGCACCATCAATCACAACGACGGCGGCAGCGGCGTGTACTTCCTGGACCCCGCGGGTCACGCCATGGAGCTGATCACCGTCCCCTACGGTGGCTGGCCCGCCTGA
- the katG gene encoding catalase/peroxidase HPI produces the protein MTENNDAIVADAKTEGGCPVAHGRAAHPTQGGGNRQWWPERLNLKILAKNPAVANPLGEDFDYRDAFNALDLAAVKRDIAEVLTTSQDWWPADFGNYGPLMIRMAWHAAGTYRISDGRGGAGGGQQRFAPLNSWPDNASLDKARRLLWPVKKKYGQSISWADLLVLTGNVALETMGFKTFGFGGGRVDEWEPDEDVYWGPETEWLGDARYTGDRELENPLAAVQMGLIYVNPEGPNGNPDPIAAARDIRETFRRMAMNDEETVALIAGGHTFGKTHGAGPADNVGADPEAAPLEQMGLGWKSTYGTGVGKDAITSGLEVIWTETPTQWGNGFFKNLFEYEYELTKSPAGAHQWIAKDAPETVPDAFDPEKKHRPTMLTTDLSLRFDPIYGPISRRFYENPEEFADAFARAWFKLTHRDMGPVVRYLGAEVPSEELLWQDPLPQRTGELIDAADIASLKEEILGSGLTVSQLVSTAWAAASSYRNSDKRGGANGGRIRLEPQRNWEVNNPDELAQVLRTLEGVQESFNAKGGKQVSLADLIVLAGSAAVEKAAKDGGFAVEVPFTAGRVDASQEQTDVESFAALEPAADGFRNYVGKGNRLPAEYLLLDKANLLNLSAPELTVLVGGLRVLGANHNGSKHGVFTDRPGTLTNDFFVNLLDLDTEWKSTSAAQDEFEGRDASGAVKWTGTRADLVFGSNSELRAVAEVYASDDAKEKFVKDFAAAWVKVMNADRWDLR, from the coding sequence ATGACTGAGAACAACGACGCGATCGTCGCAGACGCGAAGACGGAAGGCGGCTGCCCCGTCGCCCATGGCCGCGCCGCGCACCCGACCCAGGGCGGTGGCAACCGCCAGTGGTGGCCGGAGCGGCTCAACCTGAAGATCCTTGCCAAGAACCCGGCCGTGGCCAACCCGCTCGGCGAGGACTTCGACTACCGCGACGCCTTCAACGCCCTGGACCTCGCCGCGGTGAAGCGTGACATCGCCGAGGTGCTCACCACCTCGCAGGACTGGTGGCCCGCCGACTTCGGCAACTACGGCCCGCTCATGATCCGTATGGCCTGGCACGCCGCCGGTACGTACCGCATCAGCGACGGCCGTGGCGGCGCCGGCGGCGGCCAGCAGCGCTTCGCCCCGCTCAACAGCTGGCCGGACAACGCGAGCCTGGACAAGGCCCGCCGGCTGCTGTGGCCGGTGAAGAAGAAGTACGGCCAGTCCATCTCCTGGGCCGACCTGCTGGTCCTCACCGGCAACGTGGCGCTGGAGACGATGGGCTTCAAGACCTTCGGCTTCGGCGGCGGCCGCGTCGACGAGTGGGAGCCCGACGAGGACGTCTACTGGGGCCCCGAGACCGAGTGGCTCGGTGACGCCCGCTACACCGGTGACCGCGAGCTGGAGAACCCGCTCGCCGCGGTCCAGATGGGCCTCATCTACGTCAACCCCGAGGGCCCCAACGGCAACCCGGACCCGATCGCCGCGGCCCGCGACATCCGTGAGACCTTCCGGCGTATGGCGATGAACGACGAGGAGACCGTCGCCCTCATCGCCGGTGGCCACACCTTCGGCAAGACCCACGGCGCCGGCCCGGCGGACAACGTCGGTGCCGACCCCGAGGCCGCCCCGCTGGAGCAGATGGGCCTCGGCTGGAAGAGCACCTACGGCACCGGTGTCGGCAAGGACGCCATCACCTCCGGCCTGGAGGTCATCTGGACCGAGACCCCGACCCAGTGGGGCAACGGGTTCTTCAAGAACCTCTTCGAGTACGAGTACGAGCTCACCAAGAGCCCGGCCGGCGCCCACCAGTGGATCGCCAAGGACGCCCCGGAGACCGTCCCGGACGCGTTCGACCCGGAGAAGAAGCACCGCCCGACGATGCTCACCACCGACCTGTCGCTGCGCTTCGACCCGATCTACGGGCCGATCTCGCGCCGCTTCTACGAGAACCCGGAGGAGTTCGCGGACGCCTTCGCCCGCGCCTGGTTCAAGCTGACGCACCGCGACATGGGCCCGGTCGTCCGCTACCTCGGCGCGGAGGTCCCCTCCGAGGAACTGCTGTGGCAGGACCCGCTGCCGCAGCGCACCGGCGAGCTGATCGACGCCGCGGACATCGCCTCCCTCAAGGAGGAGATCCTCGGCTCGGGCCTCACGGTCTCGCAGCTCGTCTCCACCGCCTGGGCCGCGGCCTCCTCCTACCGCAACAGCGACAAGCGCGGCGGTGCCAACGGCGGCCGTATCCGCCTGGAGCCGCAGCGGAACTGGGAGGTCAACAACCCGGACGAGCTCGCCCAGGTGCTGCGCACCCTGGAGGGCGTCCAGGAGTCCTTCAACGCCAAGGGCGGCAAGCAGGTCTCGCTGGCCGACCTGATCGTGCTCGCGGGCTCCGCGGCCGTCGAGAAGGCGGCGAAGGACGGCGGCTTCGCGGTCGAGGTGCCGTTCACGGCGGGCCGTGTCGACGCCTCGCAGGAGCAGACGGACGTCGAGTCGTTCGCCGCGCTGGAGCCGGCCGCCGACGGCTTCCGCAACTACGTCGGCAAGGGCAACCGCCTGCCGGCCGAGTACCTGCTGCTCGACAAGGCGAACCTGCTCAACCTGAGCGCGCCCGAGCTGACGGTTCTCGTCGGTGGTCTGCGCGTCCTCGGTGCCAACCACAACGGCTCCAAGCACGGTGTCTTCACCGACAGGCCGGGCACGCTGACGAACGACTTCTTCGTCAACCTGCTCGACCTGGACACCGAGTGGAAGTCGACCTCCGCCGCGCAGGACGAGTTCGAGGGCCGCGACGCCTCCGGCGCCGTGAAGTGGACCGGCACCCGTGCCGACCTGGTCTTCGGCTCGAACTCCGAGCTGCGTGCCGTCGCCGAGGTCTACGCGAGCGACGACGCGAAGGAGAAGTTCGTCAAGGACTTCGCCGCCGCGTGGGTCAAGGTCATGAACGCGGACCGGTGGGACCTCCGCTGA